Proteins encoded within one genomic window of Meiothermus sp. Pnk-1:
- a CDS encoding transposase: MLRYKAELAGIVVRDDVDERGTSRTCHGCGKAREASRIHRGLYRCPCGWTAQADVNGALNIYERAFQVSPIQGSSGRVARPVVLSFRPGWHTVHEPKRRSDLRAS, from the coding sequence ATGCTCCGGTACAAGGCGGAGCTTGCGGGTATCGTCGTGCGCGACGACGTTGACGAGCGGGGCACCTCCCGCACCTGCCATGGTTGCGGGAAAGCGCGCGAGGCAAGCCGGATTCATCGCGGGCTGTACCGCTGCCCATGCGGGTGGACGGCCCAAGCGGACGTGAACGGCGCGCTGAACATCTACGAGCGCGCATTCCAGGTATCTCCCATCCAGGGGAGTAGTGGCCGCGTGGCGCGGCCCGTGGTCTTGTCATTCCGGCCGGGGTGGCATACGGTCCACGAACCGAAGCGCAGGTCGGACCTGCGTGCCTCTTGA
- a CDS encoding ABC transporter substrate-binding protein — protein MCLRKLLAALVLLGMAAAQGSLTLYTSEVLTDVNALVAAFQRGNPGVQVKVFRSGTGEVVAKLRAELEAGNPQPDLIWFANEDFLKELAAKGLLRRVPPTVPGYPLQYAPGGGLYYEVRLLYNAFGVNRQRLPKVPTSWQDLLRPEYRGLLAMPDPNYSGGALATLGTLADRLGVDYFRRLKESGLQVEQSNPVLQQKLSRGEYGLAITTDFGLRQEIAKGAPLEVVYPRDGAILVPTPIAVTSWSKNPEAAAGFLRFLLSPEGQRVFAERGYYPVMPDAPRPGGAPEKVVSVRARFADAAILGRFNELMGLRR, from the coding sequence ATGTGCCTGAGAAAGCTCCTCGCCGCTTTGGTTTTGCTGGGCATGGCCGCCGCCCAGGGAAGCCTCACCCTGTACACCTCCGAGGTTTTGACGGATGTGAACGCCTTGGTGGCCGCTTTTCAGCGGGGAAACCCGGGGGTACAGGTGAAAGTTTTCCGTTCGGGCACCGGAGAGGTGGTGGCCAAGCTGCGGGCAGAGCTGGAGGCGGGCAACCCCCAACCCGACCTGATCTGGTTCGCCAACGAAGACTTTCTAAAAGAGCTGGCGGCTAAGGGATTGCTCCGTCGGGTACCTCCCACGGTGCCGGGCTACCCTTTGCAGTACGCACCGGGCGGGGGGCTCTACTACGAGGTGCGCCTTCTCTACAACGCCTTTGGCGTGAACCGCCAGAGGCTGCCCAAGGTCCCCACCTCCTGGCAGGACCTCCTAAGGCCCGAGTACCGGGGCCTCTTGGCGATGCCCGACCCCAACTACTCCGGCGGGGCGCTGGCCACGCTGGGGACCTTAGCGGATCGCCTGGGCGTAGACTACTTCAGGCGTTTGAAGGAGAGCGGCTTGCAGGTAGAGCAGTCCAACCCGGTGCTCCAGCAGAAGCTGTCTCGAGGGGAGTACGGCCTGGCCATCACCACCGACTTCGGCCTGCGGCAGGAGATAGCCAAGGGGGCTCCGCTGGAGGTGGTCTACCCCAGGGACGGGGCCATCCTGGTACCCACCCCCATCGCCGTAACCTCCTGGAGCAAAAACCCCGAGGCCGCCGCGGGCTTCCTCCGCTTCCTCCTCTCCCCCGAAGGCCAGCGGGTCTTCGCCGAGCGGGGCTACTATCCGGTGATGCCCGATGCTCCCCGACCCGGGGGAGCCCCGGAGAAGGTGGTGAGCGTCCGGGCCCGCTTCGCCGATGCGGCCATCCTGGGGCGGTTCAACGAGCTCATGGGGCTTAGGAGGTAG
- a CDS encoding ABC transporter substrate-binding protein: MRCLFLLAFLPLAFAQVSKSSLTLYVAGAQLPDVNALLEGFRSVEPGVEVKVFRSGAGEVAAKLRAELEAGNPQPDLIWLVGEGLFRELSQKNLLRRVPPTFPGLPLQYVYEGGKYYEVRLLYNVLAVNTRALPEEQWPRLWTDLSRPRYKGRIAMADPNYSGPALMALGALGRRYGLSYFEGLGANGMQVEQSNPVLQQKLARGEYAIALTNDYGVRQELEKGAPLAIVYPQDGAILAPTPIGIPTWSKNPLMAERFLAFLLSPKGQAIFAERGYYPVMPDAPRPKGAPARLVSLRGEEASPDLLERFNALFNLRR; the protein is encoded by the coding sequence ATGCGCTGTCTCTTCCTGCTCGCTTTCCTTCCACTGGCCTTCGCCCAGGTATCCAAAAGCAGCCTCACCCTGTACGTGGCCGGGGCCCAGCTCCCCGATGTGAATGCCCTTTTGGAGGGTTTCCGAAGCGTGGAGCCAGGGGTGGAGGTCAAGGTTTTCCGTTCAGGGGCGGGAGAGGTGGCAGCCAAGCTGCGGGCGGAGCTGGAGGCGGGCAACCCCCAACCCGACCTGATCTGGTTGGTGGGAGAAGGGCTCTTCCGGGAACTTAGCCAGAAAAACCTGCTCCGCCGCGTGCCCCCTACCTTTCCGGGGCTACCCCTCCAGTATGTCTACGAAGGGGGCAAGTACTACGAAGTCCGCCTTCTTTATAACGTGCTGGCGGTGAACACCCGGGCATTACCCGAGGAACAATGGCCCCGCCTTTGGACAGACCTCTCCCGGCCCCGCTACAAGGGCCGGATAGCGATGGCCGACCCCAACTACTCGGGGCCCGCCCTGATGGCCCTGGGGGCTTTGGGCAGGCGGTACGGCCTCAGCTACTTCGAGGGCCTGGGGGCCAACGGGATGCAGGTAGAGCAGTCCAACCCGGTGCTCCAGCAGAAGCTGGCCCGGGGGGAGTACGCCATCGCCCTCACCAACGATTACGGGGTGCGGCAGGAGCTGGAGAAGGGGGCTCCCCTCGCCATCGTCTACCCGCAGGATGGCGCCATCCTGGCCCCCACCCCCATCGGGATCCCTACGTGGAGCAAGAACCCCCTCATGGCCGAACGGTTCTTGGCCTTCCTCCTCTCCCCCAAGGGGCAGGCCATCTTCGCCGAGCGGGGCTACTATCCGGTGATGCCGGACGCCCCCAGGCCCAAGGGAGCCCCAGCCCGCCTGGTCTCCCTGCGGGGAGAGGAGGCTAGCCCAGATCTGCTCGAGCGTTTCAACGCCCTCTTCAACCTCCGCCGATGA
- a CDS encoding ABC transporter permease, whose translation MTRYLPLPWALALPALLLPFLVLSVRGAQHLGAALEAWDVALNSLLLALAGTLLVLGVALGLALLALWGGVGRGLEALLLLSFYIPPFVTGIGLLFTFQSFGLKAYGVGGILLGWTLHYAPMAYALLRPSLEHLLPLLRAARVHGVASGRRLRVLLPPLFPALLAAGGLVYLALLGNFGIPAVLGLPQRVYVLPTLAYARLNSPLGQDPLGEAMAMGLWLGLLALPALLLRPRPILEAASKEGLAPRPLFRLAFALYALLALLLASWGLFREAFFNPYTGAWEPAFRAALELPLVRQGLGNSFLLAVSSASALLLLALALRPFPGALSRVRAALDLHHTLPGTLLGLGLILLLAPTPLYASVWLLFLAYLLHFASLALRALEAGARVEAGVVSARVHGLSPLRAWLRVGYPLLLPQARAAFFLVFPLALAEVTLSALLYAPGAETVGVAVLSALNGGLYREVAAVGLCLGLFSATALFALGGKRW comes from the coding sequence ATGACGAGGTACCTCCCTCTCCCCTGGGCCCTGGCCCTGCCTGCCCTCCTCCTACCCTTTCTGGTCCTCTCCGTCCGGGGAGCCCAGCACCTGGGGGCCGCCCTCGAGGCCTGGGACGTGGCCCTGAACAGCCTCCTCCTGGCCCTAGCGGGAACCCTGCTGGTGCTAGGGGTGGCGCTGGGCCTAGCCCTCCTGGCCCTTTGGGGCGGGGTGGGGCGGGGCCTCGAGGCGCTCCTCCTCCTCTCCTTCTACATTCCGCCCTTCGTCACCGGGATAGGCCTCCTCTTCACCTTTCAGTCCTTCGGCCTGAAGGCCTACGGGGTGGGGGGGATCCTCCTCGGCTGGACCCTCCACTACGCCCCCATGGCCTATGCCCTTCTCCGCCCCTCCCTGGAGCACCTCCTCCCCCTCCTGCGGGCAGCCCGGGTCCACGGGGTGGCGAGCGGGCGACGGCTTCGGGTCCTCCTTCCCCCGCTTTTCCCGGCCCTCCTCGCGGCGGGAGGACTGGTCTATCTGGCGCTCCTGGGGAACTTCGGCATCCCTGCGGTTTTGGGCCTGCCCCAGCGGGTCTACGTCCTCCCCACCCTGGCCTACGCCCGCCTCAACAGCCCCCTCGGCCAGGACCCGCTGGGCGAGGCCATGGCCATGGGCCTATGGCTGGGCCTCCTGGCCCTGCCCGCCCTCCTGCTCCGCCCCAGGCCCATCTTGGAAGCCGCCTCGAAAGAAGGCCTGGCCCCCAGGCCCCTTTTCCGCCTGGCCTTCGCCCTCTACGCGCTTTTGGCCCTACTGCTGGCCTCCTGGGGCCTCTTTCGGGAAGCCTTCTTCAACCCCTACACCGGGGCCTGGGAGCCGGCCTTCCGCGCAGCCCTGGAGCTACCTCTGGTGCGGCAGGGCCTCGGGAACTCTTTCCTCCTGGCCGTCTCCAGCGCCTCCGCCCTGCTCCTCCTGGCCCTCGCCCTGCGGCCCTTCCCCGGGGCCCTAAGCCGGGTGCGGGCGGCCCTGGACCTCCATCACACCCTGCCGGGCACCCTCCTGGGCCTGGGGCTGATCCTGCTCCTGGCCCCCACCCCGCTTTACGCCAGCGTCTGGCTGCTTTTTTTGGCCTACCTGCTCCACTTCGCCAGCCTCGCCCTGCGGGCCTTGGAGGCGGGGGCGCGGGTGGAGGCCGGGGTGGTCTCGGCCCGGGTGCACGGCCTCTCCCCCCTTCGGGCCTGGCTCCGGGTGGGCTACCCGCTCCTGCTGCCCCAGGCCCGGGCCGCTTTCTTTCTCGTCTTTCCCCTGGCCCTCGCCGAGGTCACCCTCTCGGCCCTCCTCTACGCCCCGGGGGCGGAGA